Proteins encoded by one window of Cannabis sativa cultivar Pink pepper isolate KNU-18-1 chromosome 4, ASM2916894v1, whole genome shotgun sequence:
- the LOC115712050 gene encoding uncharacterized protein LOC115712050, which translates to MIKKKIENHPFHPNHSLILIDDNEHHNTERCSTCSRTSFSSNHIYHCEEYPDCKFKLCLECSNLEPNIHYPGHQHKLCFMEKVTATTEKEDEEDEDVIVECNADDGYCKRDFVCDEVDRTSYSFILRCVPCNFNIVHLLCGPLPRTISYEYHVHPLVLTRSVIDNRDDDDDDDGGDGEFYCDICEDTRDERVCVYYCGDCKFVAHVHCLLPQITSALKASVEDRDLIIVSTTSNGINDTDDEVDKNDNMTLNDLIKNLTDQDKETFEEHFYWNTTNNVVFDHNTDGESHGIRLPEKYIVPHSPEDLDKQVYKFDTYCNFRRLKLDTNGLDVKVVTVKNYKVAWYLRNVLKNLLEKHEDVIDEESKLSVDMKSVALHFLCRVIYDMQRTRKRDISEEVIREWYGYLKFVRRMGLRIMFVYEQLEKIKRDFVSLIPSRLESEIPNELRQKKSLLQKQIEKVESDLDKCKEYSSSSSFGVQRLRLDNK; encoded by the exons atgataaaaaagaaaatagaaaaccaCCCCTTCCATCCAAACCACTCATTGATCCTCATAGATGATAATGAACACCACAACACAGAGCGTTGCAGCACATGTAGTAGAACAAGTTTTTCATCAAACCATATTTACCATTGCGAGGAATACCCAGATTGCAAATTCAAATTATGCTTGGAATGCTCTAATTTGGAGCCAAACATCCACTATCCAGGGCACCAACACAAGCTCTGTTTCATGGAGAAAGTCACAGCAACCAcggaaaaagaagatgaagaagatgaggatGTAATAGTGGAGTGCAATGCTGATGATGGTTATTGTAAACGAGATTTTGTGTGCGACGAGGTTGATCGAACCTCATACTCGTTCATCTTGCGATGTGTCCCCTGCAATTTCAACATCGTTCACTTGTTGTGTGGCCCTTTGCCACGCACCATTAGTTACGAGTATCACGTTCACCCTCTTGTTCTTACTCGCTCGGTTATTGATAAcagagatgatgatgatgatgatgatggtggtgATGGTGAATTTTACTGTGATATTTGCGAAGATACTAGAGATGAACGTGTTTGTGTTTATTATTGTGGCGACTGCAAATTCGTTGCTCATGTTCATTGTTTACTTCCTCAG ATTACAAGTGCACTAAAAGCAAGTGTTGAAGATAGAGACCTTATAATTGTGAGTACAACAAGTAATGGAATCAACGACACAGATGACGAGGTTGACAAAAATGATAACATGACCTTAAACGACCTCATTAAAAACTTAACCGACCAAGACAAAGAAACCTTCGAAGAACACTTTTATTGGAACACTACCAACAATGTGGTTTTCGATCATAACACTGATGGAGAAAGCCATGGAATCAGACTACCAGAAAAATACATTGTCCCACATTCACCTGAGGATTTGGATAAACAAGTTTACAAGTTTGACACATACTGTAACTTTAGAAGGTTGAAACTAGACACTAATGGTTTGGATGTGAAAGTTGTTACGGTTAAGAATTACAAGGTTGCTTGGTATTTACGTAATGTTTTAAAGAATTTGCTTGAAAAGCATGAAGATGTTATCGATGAAGAATCGAAACTAAGTGTGGATATGAAGAGTGTTGCCTTACATTTTCTGTGTCGTGTCATTTATGACATGCAAAGAACAAGGAAGAGAGATATTAGTGAAGAGGTTATTAGAGAATGGTACGGTTATCTCAAGTTTGTGAGGCGTATGGGTCTTAGAATTATGTTTGTGTACGAACAACTTGAGAAAATTAAGCGTgattttgtctctttaattccAAGTAGACTTGAAAGTGAAATTCCTAATGAATTGCGCCAGAAAAAGTCACTGCTCCAAAAACAGATCGAGAAAGTTGAGAGTGATCTTGATAAATGTAAGGAGTATTCTAGTAGTAGTTCTTTTGGAGTACAACGTTTGAGACTCGATAACAAGTAA
- the LOC115712077 gene encoding uncharacterized protein At3g49055, with the protein MAGSGDDDGDAVLSDVEGDDPAPILIKSPSADEVSPERFRELRAELDRERQGRMAAEKARSDLEVPFNRLKALAHEAIKKRDEFGRQRDEALREKEEISGSYEKVAAELAEVSRARDEISKQVSEITRQLDEAVKERDSLRSEIGNSTHMFMTGIEKISAKVSSFKNFGNGGLPRSAKYSGMASVAYGVIKRTNEIVEELLKQIDATAKSRNETREQMEQRSYEIAIEVSQLEATISNLRDEVSEKASAAENLEKMVAEKEGRISEIEREMEEKVNKVESEATELRQLVEEYEEKLTELESKMEAQRPLLFDQLSLVSKIHDRIYGVIKIVDASNMDQSELSESLFLPQETDLEGNVRASLAGMESIYELTRIVTEKTKDLIEEKNHTIKSLDETISRLTKEKEHIGSLLKSALSKRITSDKSSKSNDLFHVAENGLREAGIDFKFGKVIGDRGVLNSDHKVDSLDAEGDEVYTLAEALENIVKTSQLEIIELQHSVDELRAESSLLKEHVEAQAKELENRMRQIEELEEKERVANENVEELMMDIASAEEEITRWKVAAEQEAAAGRGVEQEFAAQLSALKQELEEAKGAMLESEKKLRFKEETAAAAMAARDAAEKSLRLADSRASRLRDRLEELTRQLEEFENREDTRGRSRPRYVCWPWQWLGMDFVGGGRPDTEQQTTNEMELAEPLL; encoded by the exons ATGGCTGGTTCGGGTGACGATGACGGTGACGCGGTCTTGAGTGACGTGGAAGGAGACGATCCGGCGCCGATTTTGATAAAGAGTCCTTCCGCGGATGAAGTCTCGCCGGAGCGGTTCAGGGAGCTGAGAGCGGAGCTTGATCGCGAGCGTCAAGGTCGTATGGCGGCGGAGAAAGCGAGAAGTGATTTAGAAGTGCCGTTTAATCGTTTGAAGGCTTTGGCTCATGAGGCGATTAAGAAGCGAGATGAGTTTGGGAGGCAGAGAGATGAAGCTTTGCGCGAGAAGGAAGAAATTTCCGGGAGTTATGAGAAGGTCGCGGCTGAGTTAGCCGAAGTCAGTAGAGCTAGAGATGAGATTTCGAAGCAGGTGAGTGAGATCACTAGGCAATTGGATGAGGCAGTGAAGGAGAGAGATAGTTTGAGATCGGAAATTGGGAATTCGACGCATATGTTTATGACTGGGATTGAGAAGATTTCAGCGAAAGTCAGTAGCTTCAAGAATTTTGGGAATGGCGGATTGCCTCGTTCAGCAAAGTATTCGGGCATGGCGTCCGTAGCCTATGGCGTCATTAAGAGGACGAATGAGATTGTTGAAGAACTCCTTAAACAGATTGATGCCACGGCCAAGTCCAGGAATGAAACCAGGGAGCAGATGGAGCAGAGGAGTTACGAGATTGCTATTGAGGTTTCTCAACTTGAAGCCACCATTAGTAATTTGAGAGATGAGGTTTCGGAGAAAGCTTCTGCGGCTGAGAATTTAGAAAAGATGGTCGCTGAAAAGGAAGGAAGGATTTCTGAAATTGAAAGAGAGATGGAAGAGAAGGTAAACAAGGTGGAAAGTGAAGCTACGGAGTTGAGGCAATTGGTGGAAGAGTACGAAGAGAAGTTGACCGAATTGGAATCGAAAATGGAAGCACAGAGGCCTTTATTGTTTGATCAGTTGAGTTTGGTATCAAAAATCCATGACCGGATTTATGGTGTTATCAAGATAGTTGATGCCAGTAATATGGATCAGTCAGAGCTCTCGGAATCATTATTTCTCCCTCAAGAAACTGACTTGGAGGGAAATGTACGAGCATCTTTAGCTGGGATGGAATCCATTTATGAATTAACTAGAATTGTCACTGAGAAGACAAAGGATCTAATTGAGGAAAAGAATCATACAATTAAGAGCTTGGATGAAACGATTTCTCGCTTGACAAAGGAGAAAGAACATATTGGATCATTGCTTAAGAGCGCTTTGTCGAAGAGAATTACATCAGATAAATCTTCGAAATCCAATGATTTGTTCCATGTTGCAGAAAATGGTTTAAGAGAAGCTGGCATAGATTTCAAATTTGGTAAGGTTATAGGTGATAGGGGTGTTCTAAATTCTGACCACAAAGTGGACTCACTGGACGCAGAGGGTGACGAAGTATACACTTTG GCTGAAGCTTTGGAGAATATTGTAAAGACTTCTCAGCTTGAGATCATTGAACTGCAACATTCTGTGGACGAATTAAG GGCAGAGTCAAGTTTACTTAAAGAGCACGTAGAGGCTCAAGCCAAGGAGCTTGAAAACAGGATGCGTCAGATTGAAGAActtgaagagaaagagagagtagcAAATGAAAAT GTTGAAGAACTCATGATGGATATTGCTTCTGCTGAAGAAGAGATTACAAGATGGAAAGTGGCAGCAGAGCAAGAAGCTGCTGCTGGAAGAGGTGTTGAACAAGAATTTGCAGCACAG TTGTCAGCACTCAAGCAAGAACTTGAAGAAGCAAAGGGAGCCATGTTAGAGTCAGAGAAGAAACTCAGATTCAAAGAAGAGACGGCTGCAGCCGCCATGGCAGCTAGAGATGCAGCTGAGAAATCATTGAGGTTGGCTGATTCAAGGGCGTCAAGGCTCAGGGATCGACTGGAGGAACTTACCCGTCAGCTTGAAGAGTTTGAAAACCGGGAAGACACAAGGGGCCGAAGTAGGCCTAGATATGTATGCTGGCCTTGGCAGTGGCTTGGGATGGATTTCGTAGGGGGCGGTCGACCTGATACAGAACAACAGACTACAAATGAAATGGAACTCGCCGAACCTCTCCTCTGA
- the LOC133036755 gene encoding uncharacterized protein LOC133036755: MYDDKKGGNPYPRWLVEGFNDTLVDYGLHDLELYGYPYTWERSRGKPEWVEVRIDRALVNQSWLGFFPLAKLFNLEVSTSDHTPLNLVLVNEVVVARNHVLRFENAWLKEPLFFEIVKSCWGNDASSGIMAKVKNCGEVLGRWGKDYSGNFPKRIKECKLEVQRWKRGRDAMSLENFNNASAKLNKVLLQREIFWKQRSKQLWLREGDSNSKYFHASASSRRRRNSIQRLKDANGVWVDWNGSLPSVMVDYFSSLFTANAVHDDVVLQCVPSAVTSEHNNRLLEPVTDEEVRRALFQMHPDKSPGSDGMTPGFYQKCWSTVSNDLITLVKNFFVVGSFPRELNHTNIVLIPKKKNPESMSDLRPISLCNVLYKIISKVLANRFKDVLPVVISNHQSAFLPGRLISDNIMVAFEIMHYLKRKRVGKDGFMALKLDMSKAYDRVEWNFLENMLLRMGFHRHWVHLIMSCVTSVSYNITHGGHSMGPILPTRGLRQGDPLSPYLFLICAEGLSLLFKHFERQHWLTGCRVARGSPVVSHMLFANDSYVFCKANDNEAQNVLRLLQQHESASGQQVNFAKSSVFFSKNVASAVRDRLCGLMQLNAASDDSFYLGLPCFMGKNKNAILGFLKDKMKKKIFSWETKFLSKAGKEVLIKSVAQALPSYAMSVFLLTQEICSSLEGMMAKFWWKYQSNSSSRGVSWISWKKLCQHKDIGGLGFRDLRDYNLSFLGKQGWRLLTMEDSLVARIYKARYFPHGSFLNAELGQNPSFIWRSIWAAQDLVKQGARRAIANGNTVSILHDPWLPNDSNPFVLSSNPSLVDQSVASLMITGERSWDVELLNDMFEERDVNLIRGIQLSQSRAANGWYWNMESSGFYSVKSAYKFLQALRGNWLFMQDDNFWKLPVPSKVHHFLWKACSGCLPTKVQLHSKHVNVDLLCPLCNMHVETIVHVLVDCSFSRSCWALSSINQSANGTNAEFCDWFFDILAAGSETVACEAAMLCWSIWNTRNEVQWQSKNRTVLEVVKSAKHVLGQWKITKFEAPTAMFATGGISNSNSWRKPNVFTVKVNVDGATFETQHKFGFGCVARDSHGRLLEAISGSRWGCVSAEIAEVIGIKEALSWIKRKGWDAVVLESDALVVVQAINSSVHMPSQFGLLVEDCRTILSTLNNVLVSFVNRSANKAAHCVAKASYLSSDRMFNELNAPSFLCDIVQAEA, encoded by the exons ATGTATG ATGACAAAAAGGGTGGTAACCCTTATCCCCGATGGTTAGTAGAGGGTTTTAATGACACTTTGGTGGACTATGGCCTACATGATCTTGAGTTGTATGGATACCCATACACTTGGGAACGGAGCCGTGGCAAGCCGGAATGGGTGGAAGTTCGTATTGATCGTGCTTTGGTGAACCAATCTTGGTTAGGTTTCTTTCCTTTAGCCAAACTTTTTAATCTTGAAGTATCTACTTCGGATCACACTCCTTTAAATTTGGTGTTGGTTAATGAAGTGGTGGTTGCTAGAAATCATGTGCTTCGATTTGAAAATGCTTGGTTGAAAGAACCTTTGTTTTTTGAGATTGTAAAAAGTTGTTGGGGGAATGATGCATCGAGTGGAATTATGGCAAAGGTTAAGAATTGTGGTGAGGTTCTTGGGCGGTGGGGAAAGGATTATTCAGGGAATTTTCCTAAGAGAATTAAAGAATGTAAGTTGGAAGTGCAACGTTGGAAACGGGGGCGTGATGCTATGTCTCTTGAGAACTTTAACAATGCTTCAGCTAAGCTGAATAAGGTGCTTTTGCAACGAGAGATATTCTGGAAACAACGAAGCAAGCAACTTTGGTTGCGTGAAGGGGATAGTAACTCTAAATATTTTCATGCTTCGGCTTCATCTAGAAGACGCAGAAATTCGATACAAAGGTTGAAAGATGCAAATGGCGTTTGGGTGGATTGGAATGGAAGTCTTCCTTCGGTTATGGTGGACTATTTTTCTTCGCTATTCACTGCCAATGCCGTGCATGATGATGTTGTTCTTCAGTGTGTTCCTTCGGCTGTCACTAGTGAACACAATAATCGGTTGTTGGAACCGGTTACGGATGAGGAGGTCCGTCGTGCTCTCTTCCAAATGCATCCCGACAAGTCTCCAGGTTCTGATGGAATGACCCCAGGATTCTATCAAAAATGTTGGAGCACTGTAAGTAATGATCTTATCACTCTTGTTAAGAATTTCTTTGTTGTTGGTTCTTTTCCAAGAGAGTTAAATCATACTAATATTGTGCTTATTCCTAAGAAAAAAAATCCGGAGTCTATGTCTGATTTGAGGCCTATATCCCTATGTAATGtgctttataaaattatttcgaAGGTCTTAGCGAATCGTTTTAAAGATGTTTTGCCTGTGGTAATTTCTAATCATCAAAGTGCTTTTCTCCCGGGTCGATTGATATCGGATAATATTATGGTTGCTTTTGAGATTATGCACTATTTGAAAAGGAAGCGAGTTGGGAAGGATGGTTTTATGGCTCTCAAGCTTGATATGAGTAAAGCATACGACAGAGTTGAGTGGAACTTTCTTGAGAATATGTTGCTTCGAATGGGCTTTCATCGCCATTGGGTTCACTTAATCATGTCCTGTGTTACTTCAGTTTCATATAATATTACTCATGGAGGCCATTCTATGGGGCCTATTCTTCCTACCAGAGGGTTGCGACAAGGAGATCCATTGTCGCCTTACTTGTTCTTGATTTGTGCGGAGGGTCTCTCTTTGTTATTCAAACATTTTGAGCGGCAACACTGGTTGACTGGTTGTCGGGTGGCTAGGGGTTCTCCTGTGGTGTCTCATATGCTTTTTGCTAATGATAGTTATGTGTTCTGTAAGGCCAATGACAATGAAGCTCAAAATGTTCTTCGCCTTCTTCAACAACATGAGTCAGCTTCGGGGCAGCAGGTAAATTTTGCTAAATCATCTGTTTTCTTTAGCAAAAATGTTGCATCGGCTGTGAGGGATCGACTATGTGGTCTCATGCAGTTAAATGCGGCTTCTGATGATAGTTTTTATCTGGGGCTTCCTTGTTTCATGGGGAAAAATAAGAATGCTATTCTGGGTTTTTTGAAGgataagatgaagaagaagattttTAGCTGGGAGACTAAATTCTTATCAAAAGCTGGCAAAGAAGTCTTGATTAAGTCAGTAGCGCAAGCCTTACCAAGCTATGCAATGAGTGTTTTTCTTTTAACCCAAGAAATTTGTTCGAGCCTTGAAGGAATGATGGCGAAGTTTTGGTGGAAGTACCAATCAAATTCTTCTAGTAGGGGAGTGAGTTGGATAAGTTGGAAGAAACTTTGTCAACATAAAGATATTGGTGGTCTTGGCTTTCGCGACCTCCGTGACTATAATCTTTCTTTCTTGGGCAAACAAGGTTGGCGCTTGCTTACTATGGAAGACTCTCTAGTGGCGAGAATTTACAAAGCAAGGTACTTCCCTCATGGTTCTTTTCTGAATGCTGAACTAGGACAAAACCCAAGTTTTATTTGGCGAAGTATTTGGGCAGCTCAAGATCTTGTAAAACAAGGGGCTCGACGAGCTATTGCTAATGGCAACACGGTTAGCATTTTACATGATCCTTGGTTACCAAATGACTCTAATCCTTTTGTTTTGTCCTCTAATCCGAGCCTAGTGGATCAATCTGTGGCTAGTTTGATGATAACGGGGGAGCGTTCTTGGGATGTTGAGCTTCTTAATGATATGTTTGAAGAACGGGATGTCAATTTAATAAGAGGTATTCAACTTAGTCAATCTCGGGCTGCTAATGGTTGGTATTGGAATATGGAATCTTCGGGTTTCTACTCAGTCAAAAGTGCTTACAAGTTTCTCCAAGCATTAAGAGGAAATTGGTTATTCATGCAAGATGATAATTTTTGGAAGCTGCCCGTGCCCTCAAAGGTTCATCACTTTCTTTGGAAAGCTTGCTCTGGTTGCCTCCCAACAAAGGTACAACTTCATTCAAAACATGTTAATGTTGATCTTTTATGTCCTTTGTGTAATATGCATGTGGAGACAATTGTCCATGTCTTGGTGGACTGTTCTTTCTCACGGTCATGCTGGGCTTTATCTTCGATAAACCAGTCAGCTAATGGTACAAATGCTGAGTTTTGTGACTGGTTTTTTGACATTCTTGCTGCCGGCAGTGAGACTGTAGCTTGTGAAGCTGCCATGTTGTGTTGGAGTATTTGGAATACTCGAAATGAAGTGCAATGGCAAAGCAAAAACCGAACTGTTTTGGAGGTGGTTAAATCGGCAAAACATGTCCTTGGCCAATGGaaaattacaaagtttgaaGCTCCTACTGCTATGTTTGCTACGGGGGGTATTTCGAACAGTAATAGTTGGCGTAAACCTAATGTCTTTACGGTCAAGGTAAATGTTGATGGTGCCACTTTTGAAACTCAACATAAATTCGGTTTTGGTTGTGTTGCTCGTGATAGTCATGGTAGGCTTCTTGAAGCTATCTCTGGGAGTAGATGGGGTTGTGTGTCTGCAGAGATTGCTGAGGTGATTGGTATCAAGGAGGCGCTTAGTTGGATAAAGCGCAAAGGGTGGGATGCGGTGGTTCTTGAGTCTGATGCTTTGGTTGTGGTTCAAGCAATTAACAGCTCAGTTCATATGCCATCTCAATTTGGGTTGTTAGTTGAGGACTGTCGTACTATTTTATCTACTTTAAATAATGTCCTTGTTTCTTTTGTTAATCGTTCTGCAAATAAGGCTGCCCATTGTGTTGCTAAGGCCTCTTATTTATCGTCAGATCGAATGTTTAATGAGCTGAATGCTCCTTCTTTCTTATGTGACATTGTTCAGGCTGAGGCCTGA
- the LOC115711972 gene encoding E3 ubiquitin-protein ligase RGLG5, whose protein sequence is MGTNSSKNSSDQRKFSDDFYRSWDNYGYPQSPLPQQSPYLTPQHHYAPSSSSSYGHRSPKRNLDRKYSRISDDYHSLDEVTSALAHAGLESSNLIVGIDFTKSNEWTGSRSFNHKSLHHIGNDLNPYEQAISIIGNTLSAFDEDNLIPCYGFGDASTHDKDVFNFYPNQRYCNGFEEVLTRYREIVPHLRLAGPTSFAPVIEMAMTIVEQSRGQYHVLLIIADGQVTRSVDTRNGKLSSQEQKTIDAIVRASDYPLSIILVGVGDGPWDMMRDFDDNIPSRAFDNFQFVNFTEIMSKNVNPMRKQTDFALSALMEIPSQYKATLELGILGRQSRNAPHREPLPPPFIADVPSRSSIQLNSSSSFQSTSTYDNRVCPICLTNTKNLAFGCGHQTCFDCGEVLQTCPICRSSIKTRIRLY, encoded by the exons ATGGGAACTAACTCATCAAAAAATTCAAGTGATCAGAGAAAATTTTCTGATGATTTTTACAGGTCGTGGGATAATTATGGCTATCCTCAGTCACCTTTGCCTCAACAAAGCCCCTACTTAACTCCTCAACATCACTATGCaccttcttcatcatcatcttatgGCCATAGATCACCAAAAAGAAACTTGGATAGAAAATACTCAAGGATTTCTGATGATTACCATTCCTTAGATGAG GTTACCTCTGCTCTTGCACATGCTGGGCTTGAATCTTCTAATCTAATTGTTGGAATTGATTTCACAAAGAGCAATGAATGGACAG GTTCAAGGTCATTCAACCACAAAAGCTTACACCACATAGGAAATGATCTAAATCCATATGAACAAGCAATATCAATCATTGGAAATACTTTATCAGCTTTTGATGAAGATAACTTAATTCCATGTTATGGATTTGGAGATG CATCAACACATGACAAAGATGTTTTCAACTTCTATCCAAATCAAAGGTATTGTAATGGATTCGAGGAAGTACTAACTCGATATAGAGAGATTGTTCCCCACCTTCGCCTGGCAG GACCTACATCTTTTGCGCCTGTGATTGAGATGGCCATGACTATAGTCGAGCAAAGTCGTGGCCAGTATCATGTTCTATTGATCATTGCTGATGGACAG GTAACAAGAAGTGTGGATACAAGAAATGGGAAACTTAGCTCACAAGAACAGAAGACAATTGATGCAATTGTAAGGGCAAG TGATTATCCATTGTCAATAATCTTAGTTGGGGTTGGAGATGGGCCTTGGGATATGATGAGGGACTTCGATGATAACATTCCTTCACGagcatttgacaattttcag TTTGTGAACTTCACTGAGATTATGTCAAAGAATGTAAATCCAATGAGAAAGCAAACAGACTTTGCTCTATCAGCTTTGATGGAAATACCATCTCAATACAAAGCAACGTTGGAGCTCGGCATACTAGG TCGACAAAGTAGAAATGCTCCTCATAGAGAACCTCTTCCTCCACCATTCATTGCTGATGTACCTTCTAGAAGCAGCATACAACTTAACAGTTCAAGCAGTTTTCAAAGTACTTCTACTTATGATAATAGG GTCTGCCCCATTTGTCTAACTAACACAAAAAACTTGGCCTTTGGTTGTGGGCATCAG ACTTGTTTTGACTGTGGAGAAGTGCTCCAAACATGCCCCATTTGCCGGAGCTCAATCAAAACTAGAATAAGGCTCTACTAG